A window of Candidatus Aegiribacteria sp. contains these coding sequences:
- a CDS encoding IS4 family transposase: MFLFQVLSTDGSCREAVRQFLVWIAMENCTASQNTSAYTKARQRLRLPDLEEVNDSLIEQLNDMRQPEDLWMGRDVKVFDGSSLSMPDTEELQVLYPQPKSQKKGCGFSTMRIMAAFSLATGALITLTRSALSIGENTLFRNMWDILNPGDVVLADRYFCNYTNFFYLEQHYVDCVMRNHQRRTVGLDLIETISKNDRIIAWHKNSTCPKWLEKEEWIKLPNRLIVREITITVKRQGFRTKKIILATTLLDPILYPAADIAALYLQRWNAELYLRDIKVSMGMNPLRCKSPGMVHKELQMYVIAYNLIRIIMFEAAQLDGISWRILSFKGTIATIIHWTPIMLISSSAQAEQLYRLMLSYIARDKLPQRPGRREPRAIKRRQGRGYSLLTKPRTQFSELSHKSQYRKA, encoded by the coding sequence ATGTTTCTCTTTCAGGTACTTTCAACTGATGGTTCATGCAGGGAAGCGGTGAGACAGTTCCTTGTATGGATCGCAATGGAGAACTGTACTGCATCGCAGAATACCTCTGCATACACAAAAGCACGACAGAGGTTACGATTACCCGATCTTGAGGAAGTGAATGATTCTCTGATTGAACAACTGAATGATATGCGGCAACCGGAAGATCTTTGGATGGGCAGAGATGTAAAAGTCTTTGATGGATCATCTCTGTCCATGCCGGATACAGAGGAACTACAAGTTCTTTATCCTCAACCTAAATCACAGAAGAAGGGATGCGGGTTTTCCACCATGAGGATAATGGCGGCGTTTTCACTTGCTACAGGAGCTCTTATAACATTAACCCGAAGCGCGTTATCAATCGGTGAGAATACTCTGTTCCGGAACATGTGGGATATACTTAACCCTGGAGATGTTGTTCTTGCGGACAGGTATTTCTGCAACTACACGAATTTCTTCTATCTTGAACAGCACTATGTTGATTGTGTCATGCGGAACCATCAGAGGCGGACTGTCGGTCTTGATCTTATTGAAACAATCTCGAAAAATGACCGTATTATCGCGTGGCACAAGAACTCAACATGCCCGAAATGGCTTGAAAAAGAAGAATGGATAAAGCTCCCGAACAGGCTCATAGTAAGAGAGATAACTATCACAGTTAAAAGACAGGGCTTCAGAACAAAGAAGATCATTCTGGCTACAACCCTGCTTGATCCAATACTTTATCCAGCCGCAGACATAGCGGCGCTATATCTGCAACGGTGGAATGCGGAGCTATACCTTCGTGATATCAAAGTCTCCATGGGAATGAACCCACTCCGCTGCAAGTCTCCAGGCATGGTTCATAAGGAACTGCAGATGTATGTCATCGCATATAATCTCATCAGAATCATCATGTTTGAAGCAGCGCAGCTCGATGGAATATCCTGGAGAATCTTAAGCTTCAAGGGCACCATTGCTACTATAATCCACTGGACACCGATTATGCTGATCAGCTCATCCGCTCAAGCAGAGCAACTCTATCGTCTCATGTTGTCTTATATTGCAAGAGATAAGCTGCCGCAAAGACCCGGCAGAAGAGAACCACGAGCTATAAAACGAAGACAAGGAAGAGGATACAGCTTGCTTACAAAACCAAGAACGCAATTCAGTGAACTATCACATAAATCACAATATCGAAAGGCTTAA
- a CDS encoding nucleotide pyrophosphohydrolase: MLDRLREKILEFRDLRDWKQFHDPKNLAEAISIESAELLENFLWKTSDESRNLNEKQKKAIGEEIADIAIFLTILAHEMKLDIEQIVNRKLDLNEAKYPVNKSKGSAAKYTEF, encoded by the coding sequence ATGCTCGACAGGTTGCGAGAAAAAATACTGGAATTCCGAGATCTGCGCGACTGGAAGCAGTTCCACGACCCAAAGAATCTGGCTGAAGCGATCTCAATTGAATCGGCTGAACTACTCGAAAACTTCCTATGGAAGACAAGTGACGAATCCAGGAATCTCAATGAAAAACAGAAAAAGGCAATAGGAGAGGAAATTGCTGATATAGCGATTTTTCTAACCATTCTAGCCCATGAAATGAAACTTGATATCGAACAAATCGTCAATCGAAAGCTCGATCTCAATGAGGCAAAGTATCCTGTTAATAAATCAAAGGGGTCAGCAGCGAAATACACTGAATTCTAA